AGCTGGCCATCGACTATCTCTACCGGCTGGGCCATCGCCGCATCGGCTGCCTCATCAGTAACTCCCGGTTGGGGAACCCGCAGCTGCGCATGCGTTGCCTGGAAGAATCCCTGACCCGGCGCGGGCTACCGGCAGAAAGCTATTTCCTGCGGCTGGCGAGTGAGGTCGAGTATGTGGAGGAGGTGGGTAAGCTGCTGCGTCACGGCGTGGACGCCATCTTTGCGCCGGGGGGATCGGGCGGTATCATTACCGCCTATGCGCTCTCCCTGTATGGTAAGCGGATTCCCGAGGAGATTTCGCTTATCTCCTCGGAGCGGGTGATGGTCTCGCGCTACTGTGTGCCCTCACAAACAACGATTACACAGGATTACAGTAAGCTGGCGTCGATTGCTGTGGACGCCATCGACGCCGCTCTGCGCCGGGACTCTTTCCCGCGCGAAACGATCCTCGATTACCAGCTCATTGAGCGGAACAGTGTCATCGACAGAAAACCGGCCTGACCATCTGGAGTTGTGTCACGGCTCGCACTGAAGTGTGCGAGCGAGGCCATGCCGACTCAATCAGCTTTGAGTGTAGACCGCATTCTTACGCGGGGGCCGTGTGGCGCATGAAGCAGTTCTTAAGCTCTTCGACTTTTTGCGTATTTTCTGCGGCGATGTTGTTGAGTTCGGCTGGGTCGTTTTTGAGGTCGAAGAGCAGGTCCGGTACGGGCTGGGGGGCATCGAGCTGCTGCTTGAAGCCGCGGTTGGTGTCGTAGCCGGTTATCCACTTCCAGCGCCCGTCGCAGGCAGACTTCCAGTTGCCCAGTCCCGAGAAGACCGCCTCGCGGTTTGAGCGCGCGTTGCCCTCCAGGATTGCACGCAGGGAGCAGGCGTCATTGTAGCGTGGAGTTTCCCCGCAGGCGTAGTCCAGGAAGGTTGCGGAGAGGTCAATGAGGGAGACGGCGGAGTCGTTGGTCCCGGTGGCCTTCACGCCCGGCCCGGCGATGCAGAGCGGGATGCCGACGGAGGCCTGATAGGGCAGGTTCTTACCGAAAAATCCCTTGTCGCAGAGCATGTCGCCGTGGTCGCTGGAGATGACGATCAAAGTCTCCTCATCCTCCCCGCGCTCATGGATGACCTGCAGCATGCGGCCGACCCAGCGGTCGATGTTTTCAATCATGGCGGCGTAGGCGCGCCGGGTGTTCTGGCGGGTTTCGGGGTCCGCCAGCTCAGAGGGAGGCGGCTCTCCAAATGTGCGCCCGCGCACGGAGTCAAACATGCTGTGGGTGGTGTCCATGGGGGAGTGCGGCCCGCAAAAATTCACCTGTAGGAACCAGGGGGATTGTGTACCAGCGCCCTGCAGTAGATCAACGGCCTGCTGGCCGACAAAGTTGTCCAGGTAAGCCCGGTCGGGGAGGGGAGTCGGCGCATTGCTGTAGTAGTCCCTACGCCCATTCAGGTCGGCGATGTGGACATCGAGCAGGCCTTCACTTTTGAGAAAGGATGTGTAGGGGCACAGATTGTCGCGGGCTCCTTCGGTTACGCCGTCGATTTTACCGCTGACATCGGCGCCGCCGTTGAAGCCCCAGTGGTCGAGGCGGTTGGTGCCGTCAGGCAGAGGGTGCTGCCCGTTTGGGCTCCAGTCGTTGGCATCCTTGGCCAGGTCGTACTTGCCACAGCCGAGCACCTGGTAGCCGGTTTCGCGCAGGCGCTGATAGAAGGTCTGTTCATCCAGATCGAGGTCGTCGCTGTTGCTCTTGACCGCGCAGTGCTCGTACTCCCTACCTGTGGCGAGGCAGGCGCGGGCCGGTGCGCAGAGGGGAGAGGGCGTGACGGCATGGCTAAAGCTCAGGCCCCGCCGTGCCACACTCTGGCAAAAGGGGAGCCGCAGCGGCAGCTCACTCTGCCAGGACCAGTCGTGCCGCCACTGGTCGGGAAAAACAAAGAGGATGTTCGGTGGTCTTTTCATCAAGTGCGATTATTGAGAAGCTGCTGAGCAGATGACTGTTCCGGGTGAACCTAGGCCGGTCCGCCTTTATCAATTACTATGGCATGACGGTCCGTTTATGTGGCCCGGTCATAGCTGATGAGGTCCACTAGATCATGCGGAGATTCTCCGCGCAGGAATCGTTCTATATTCTGCACGGCGTGTTGCCCAAGTAATGCGAGCTGGTCGGCCGTCGGACCAGCGATATGCGGTGTCGCGAGGAGCCCGGGTGTTGTTACCAGAGGCGAATCGCAGGCCATCGGTTCAGTGATACAGACATCGGTGGCGATGCGAAGTCTGCCGCTGGACGCTTCCTTTAGCAGGGCATCCTCGTCCACGATAGCACCGCGCCCGACGTTGACGAAGATAGAGCCGTCGGGGATGGTCGCCAGCAGTTCTGCCGTCAGGCTGTCACGGGATAGCTCGGTAAGGGCTTCACAGCCGAAGAACACGTCGCAGGATTGGCAAAGTTCTTTGAGCGACTGGCAGGGGGTGACTCCTTCCTCATGCATGAGCTTGTGCGGGACACCCTCAGAGAATGCCCGTATCTCGACGGAAAAAGGGCGTAGCAGCTGGACCAGTGTACGAGCCACCCGTCCAAAGCCGTGGATGCTGACACGCTTGCCGAAAAGGGTACGCGTGCCCAGATGCGTCAGCCTGCGCTGCCGGGGTGGTTGCTGGATATACGCAGGCCACTGGGGCAGACTGCGCAGAGCACCCAGGGCCAGTAGCAAGGCGTACTCGGCTACCTGAGGAGCGCACATCGCACCCCAGTTTGAGACGAGCCCGCCACGCTCGATAAAGGAGCGGGGGACGATGCCACGGACAGAACCGGTCACATGGCTGACGTAGCGCAGCGGACAGTCCTCCTGCTCCAGCCAGGCGGAGGGCAGGGGAGGCGTGCTCCATGAGGTGAGGAGGACGGTTGGCCGCAGGGTCTGGAGCTGCTCCTCCCAGTCTTGGGCCGGGACGTCTATCGCCTGGGCTCCGTCGATCTCTGCATCGATCCCGTTGGGGAAAAAGTATTGCCGACACCGTTCGTTCAGGGAGTAAGCGATGCGTTGTTGTTTGAGATCGTCTGAGGCGTTCTCCCGTTCTTTGGCTGAGTTCTGCTTTAACATAGGTACAAGCATCCCGTGTTGCACGCTTGGGGCGCCAACTCGCAGGAATCGATATGGGGTTTATATACGGAGGGGCGTCTAAAGAGATATACCCCAAGCCTGCCCTTAACGGCGGCCCTTCACTCGCTTCAGGAACGCCAGCAGCAAGGTCGCAGCAAGCAGTATGGCGGCACTTTCCGACGGCTCGGGGATCGAGGCGTTACTGTCGATGGACAGATTATCGATATAGAGTGAGCCCACATACTGAGCTTTGGACACGAAGTTAAAGCTGTTCAGCGAGGTACCGGTGCTGATGTTGCCGGTGTTACTGACGCCGCTGGCAACGCGTGTCCCGTTGAGCCACACATCCATCATGCCGGAGGCCACGGTGCCACCCTCATAGGTCAGTGCTGAGCCCGTATTGTTGAAGACGACCACGAGGTTGTTGACTGTGTCTTGAGTGTAGCTCGCGACGGCATCCTGCTTCGTGATGGAGCCGCCCGTGTACAGGTAGAAGGATCCGTCCTGGATCGACAATGCGAATGCGGAGGTGCTGTTACCGTTACCGGTGCCCCAACGCATGATCCAGCCGTCACCCGTGCTGCCAGTGGGGTCGTAGAAGTCCAGGGAGATTTGTCCGCTCTGAGTGGAGTTGAAGGTATTGGTAGCCGCCATGGGCTGGAGGCTGGTATCATAGCTGGTGACAGCCATGTTCAGGAACTGGTTGGATGTCCCCTGCCCGAACAGATTTCCGGTGTCAGCAACGACGGTAAAGGTCTTGTTGGCATTGGTGAGGGTCGTTTTCCAGATTTCCGGGGACTCACCTGTAGGCAGTGACTCTGGCACTGGCGAGTAACCGTTGAAGTTATCCTCGACGAGTACGGCCCCTTGCGCGCAGAGACTAAAACTGGACAGGGCACCACAGAGTAGAAACAGGTAACAATTTTGGGATATTTTTTTCATAGGCCTTTACTCAATCTCAGTCTGATTGATTTCACAAACCATGGGTTGTTCACCAAGGTTAATGATAACCGCTATATTCCAGTAGAAAACGGTAACGCCAGGGCTTACTGAGCGGAGCGCAGGCTTCCGCCGTTGTACCAGCTGCCTTCTATCAGGATACAGCGCGGGTTGTCGCTCAGTCCTCTCTCGCCGTTGTGGAGCATGGACACGAGCATGGTGACCGCTTCTTCGCCGATGAGTGTCGAGTTCTCGACGATACTGGAGACGCCCGGAGTCTCGGCAGAGTAGGTGAACCCGGCTACGCCGATGTCACGCGGGCATTCCAGGCCAGCGGCATCCAGTGTCTTCTTGATTTTCCAGTCAACCGTGACGACCGCATCCAGCCGGTTCTCATCGACCCACGCACGAAACTCCTGATGGTAGCCTTTGTGATCATAGGACAGGGGCGGGATCGGCTCAAACCCGTACAGGTGTACGGCTGTCAGGTAGCCGGCGAGGCAGTTGTAGTCCGTGCGTTCGTTAAATTCCCAAGGGTAAGCGTAGCCAATGCGCTTATAGCCGCGTCTGGCCAACTCCCGCATCGTCGTCAGGACGTTTTTGCAGTGGGCCGCCGTTATCATATTCAACCGCGGCTTCTGAAGAGTGTAGCCAAAGGTGACGGAGGCGAAGTTCTCCCACGGGAAGTCGATTTGTGTAAGCTGGTTGGGCTGGGGGCAGACAAGGATACCCGCGATGTTGCGAGCCTTGAAAATAGAGGCCATGCGCTTGGAGGTCATGCCTGCAGTCGTTAAATCGAAGATCTCCAGCTTATAGCCGTGACTGGCAGCCTGAGCTTGGGCTCCGTTGAAGTAGTCTCGATAGTGGCGGACATTATGCCAGTTCCACTCCTGCGAACTGCGGACCATCCAGGCCAGAGTCCCGTGAAAGGCGACCGGCCGGGACTGCGAACTGTACGCGGCCAGGGCCGAGAGCATCGGGTCACGCACGTAGCCCAGCTCTTTGGCCAGCTGCATGATGCGCTCACGCGTTTCCTGCGGTATACCGGGATGGTTCTTGAGCGCCAGACTCACCGTAGAGCGGTGGACGTTCGCCTTCTCGGCGATGTCTTTCTGGGTAACTCGCTGTGCCATTCACCTTGGTTAACGGACGATGGGTTGTCTGACAAGCTTACTTGTGCAACTTTATGGGCATAACCAACCCCGTTATGCTTTTCTCCAAACCCCACCGGGCATTTTCGCTGCTCGAGTTATTGGCGGCCATCGCGATTATAGCGATCCTGGCATCCATCATTATCCCCATTGGTTTCCGTAGTATCGCAACCACTGAGAAGACCCGCTGTGCTGCCAACCTGCGTCAAATCGGCCAGACGCTGCAGCTCTATCTGAATGATCACAGCCTTCAGTTTCCCGGCCCCTTATACTCGGATATGAGTGCGTGGGCGCCGCGTGGTAGTCACATGCCGACTGTGCTGGAGGACTATATGACGCCGTCAGAGACGATTGGCTCCCGGCGCTATTTCGATATGTTTTTCTGCCCGGCCTGTGTCCGTCGCGCTACAGATACGCGCTCGATGGCAGAGATTAAATCTTACAGCACCGGGAGAAATCCACGGATATTTGGCTACCAGCACAACCGATACCCTCAGGCGGTGATGCGGTTGACCGATATCGAATCTCCGCCCACCACCGTCGTGCTGCAGGATGCTTCTGGAGCTTCAAACGGCATCACCAGCACCGCCCACGAAGCCTTTCGAAATGTGCTCTACGTAGACTGGCATGTGGAGAGCGTGCCCGAGGAGGAGTTCAGTAACTAGCTTCAGCTTTTCACTAAGCCACGATTCATGACTGCATTTCAAAAAAGATATATTTTGATCATTTCTATTTTAATGGCATTTGCGCTCGCAGGCTGCTCCGATCCGGATCCCGCCCCGCAAGCCTACGCATGGGAGGTGTCCGATTCTGCGCTGGAGGATCGGGCCTGGGATATCGCCGGCATGCTTCCGGTGGAGCCTGGCTCCTATGTGCCGCCAGTTAGTGATCGTAGTGCATGGGAGGCATACGGTCGGCAGAGCCCGCAGCTGTTAGCCAAGGCTAAGACGTTCCTGAATCAACCGGTCCCGGCCTTGCCCGACGACCTCTATCTGACGTTCACAACCAAGGGTACACGCAAGGGGTACGAGCGCCCGTATTCCGCACGAATCGAGCGTCTGGGCACATTCACCGCCGCAGAAGCTGTCGCAAACAACGGGCAATTCATCCCTGCCATCGAAAGGGAGCTGCAAGCCATCCTCGTTGAGAAGACGTGGGTGATGCCGGCGCATGACCGTGACCTCAAGAACTTCAACGGCGAGGTCGTCGATGTCGATTTGGGGGCGTCCCGGCGAGGGCTCGCCGTCGCTGGTGTGCTGACGCTCTTGGGAGATAAACTCTCTCCTGAACTCACTGAACAGGCTCACGCTGAGCTGAAGCGCAGAGTATTTGATCCCTACCTGAAGCGTTTGACGGGCCAGGACGACTCGCTGTGCAAATGGATGAAATGGGATAACAACTGGAACGCCGTCTGCCACTCGGGTGTCGTGGCGGCAGCACTCTTTACACTGCCTTCTGAGGATACGCGCGGGTTGATCGTGGCCGGGGCAGAGGCCGCACTGCCTCGCTATTTTAACAGTTTTCGCAGTGATGGTTTTTGTACCGAAGGCCTGTCCTACTGGAACTATGGATTCGGGCACTATGTGACCTTGGCGGAAACGCTTTGGCGATTGAGCGAAGGCGAGATAGACCTCTATGAGAGCCCACTGGTCCGCAAGATCGCCACCTATCCGGCGCGTCTGGAGATGGCTCCGCGCCAGTTCCCCTCCTTTGGGGACAGCCCGCGAAACCCTCAGCCAGAGGCCTGGATACTCGATGTGTGTGCCAGCCACCTGCCGCTGTCCGGCGATGTGAAACAGGAACCGTACCCTGCGATCCCGCTGTTTCTGGAGCAGTGCTTTCGGGTGTCGTTTAGCCCGTCCAGACCGCTCTCGCTCGCCGCGATGAGAGAGGACCAACTGCGCAGCTGGTTCCCGGAGGCGCAGGTCTATGTCGGGCGCATGCCGGGTGATTCTTCTGAGCAAATGGCGATCGCCGTCAAGGGCGGGCGCAACGGAGAAAATCACGGACACAACGATCTGGGGCAGTTCATCATCGCTAATCAAGGCCGACAGGTCATCACCGACCCCGGCGGTGAGGCGTACACGGCGGCTACTTTCGGCCCCAAGCGCTATGAGTCGCCGATGCTGAACTCCATCGGCCACCCGGTGCCTGTCATTGCCGGGCAACTACAGGGCAGCGAAAGAACCGCGACGACAGAGGTGGTGAGCACTGATTTTACCGATGGGGAGGATCGGGTCGTCTTCGATCTCAAAGGCGCGTACGCGGTCTCTACGTTGGCAAAGCTCGAACGCGAGTATGTCTATATGCGTCAGGGCGCAGGCGAGCTGCAGGTGACCGATACGGTGGCATTCTCCAAGCCCGAGGCCTTCGCCAGCTCATTGATAACTTACGGCAGTGTTGAGCAAATGAGCCCCAGCGAACTCCTGATTACGGATGGAGACGCCCGTCTGCATGTCAAAATAGATAGCGGCGATGTGCCCTTCTCAGTCGAGCAGGAGCTGGTGCGCCCGAAGGGGCCTCTACGTGTGCTGATCTCGCTGGATGATCCTCTTGTGAAGGCGACCATGAGCTACCATTTTTCCGTAGGATCGGAGATAGCCCCGCAGCATGCGAATGAGGAATGAGCCCCCGGCTCCTGCCGTGAGGTAGTAGGCGGCTTCGTCTCCTCAGGCCCGCGCTGCGACACTGTCGCGTGAAATTAACTGGTAGGGGAGCATCGTGCTGGCCGGGGTGGTGTCTCCCTCGATACGGGCTTCGATCAGGTCTGCGGTGCTAGCGGCCATGGCCTGATAGTCGGGGGTGATGGTCGTCAGGGGCGGGACTGTGTACTGGGATATTTTCGTCTGCTCCGAGGCGATGAGTGCAATGTCCTCGGGGACGCGGCGGTTGTAGAGCGAAAAGGCGTACAGGGAGACGATCCCGGCATTACCGCCGGGGCAGAAGAGCGCGTCGATGTCCTGCTTGAGGAGCTTTCCGATCAGCTCCACATATTTGTCGCTGCCCGGTCCCGAGAAGCAGACCAGCGAGTCGTCGCAGGGCAGGCCAGTCTCCTTGAGTGCTTTGAAGATGCCGTTCTGGCGCCGCGTGGCATTACCGGTATGGGGGGAGCCGTGAATGATGCACCCGATCTTTTTGTAGCCGCGCTCATGCAGGTGCTGGATAGCTTGCCGCATGCCCTGCTCCTCATCTGAGCGCACGTAAAAGACGTCCGGGCTCTCGGTGGGGCCTTCGCGGTCCATGATGATCAAGGGCATGGCGTAGCGTTCGCTCCAGTCGCTGAACTCCGCAGGCTCGGCGCCGATGGCGATAGCCGCGCAAAACTGGATGGCATCGAGACGTTCCCGGTTATCGCCGGGAAGGATCTCCAGCCGGAACCCTCGCTTGGACATTTCCTGGACGAGGGCCATGAGGATCATGTCCACGCAGCTCTGCACGGGATAGACCGGGTCGTAGGGAGTGATCACGACCACGTTCTTCTGCTTCAGGGTCAGGCGTGGATGATAGCCGTGCTCGCGTGCGACCGAGAACACCCGTTTACGCACCTCCAGGCGGATGTTCGGATGGTGGTTGAACACGCGTGAGACGGTTGCGGCGGATACGCCTGCGATTTTTGCAATTTCGTGAATCTTAGCCATAGCAGGCCCTGGGGGTGATTGTTTTTCAGTGGGTATTTGATATTTACACGATGTGGGCGCGTTTTTCGCTCTTGGTTTCAATCATGTGCATGATTCGTGAAACTTACACATGCTATATGCAAATTATTCCGTTGATGGGCAAGATTTTATCTCCTGAGATAGGCCATGCCTCAGGAGGTTTTCCTTCCGTCTTCAGGGACTGTTAACGCCTGCCGAGGCCATCCTGTTGCGGCATCTGCCGCACCCTAAACCTTTACCCCCTTACTTTGACCTAACCTATGAACGCCGTAATCATCGACGACGATAAGCGCCTCGTCTGGTCCTCTGTGGCGGACCCTGTGCGCGCAGAGAATGAGATTTTAGTGCAGGTACATGCCGCCGCGCTGAATCGCGCTGACCTGATGCAGCGCGAGGGTAACTATCCGCCCCCGCCCGGATGGCCGGAGTGGCCGGGCCTGGAGGTGGCGGGCGTCGTCCTCGAAGCACCGTCTGGCTCCCGCTGGAAGCCGGGCGACAAGGTCTGCGCCCTGTTGGGCGGAGGCGGCTATGCTGAAAAAGTCGTTGTCCCTGCGGACATGGCGCTACCGGTCCCGGAGGGGCTCAGCATGGCCGAGGCTGCGGCGATCCCGGAGGCTTTTGCGACGTCCTACCTGAACCTGTGCCTAGAGGGCGGGATGCAGGCTGGCGACACGGTCTTCATCCAGGCCGGGGCCAGTGGCTTGGGGATGGCGGCCATCCAGCTTGCCAAGACGCTCGGCGCTAAGGTCGTGACGACGGTCGGCTCCGAGGATAAGGCGCGCTTCGTCCGCGAGCTGGGGGCAGACGTGATCATCAACCGCAAGCAGCAAAACATTGCCGAGGTCCTCGCCCAGCATCCGGTCGATGTCGCCATGGACTGTGTGGCTGGTCCAAACCTCGGACCCTGCCTGGAGACGATGGCCCGTGGTGGGCGCTGGATTATCATCGCCACCTTGGGTGCTGCCAGCAGTGAGCTGAACATGCTCGATTTCTTTAAGCGCGGGGTGAAACTCATCGGCAGCACGCTACGCAGTCGCACTAGCGAGATGAAGGCCGATATCCTCAAGGGGCTCGAAGATCAGCTCTGGCCCGCTTTTTCCTCCGGAGCGATCCAGGTGCTCATCCATGAGACGCTGCCCATGGCCGACGCTGAGAAGGCGCACGCGATCCTCGAACGACAGGAGAATCTCGGTAAGGTTGTCCTCACGCTGGAGCCTTAGGCAGCATCGTTCAGCCAACGCCGGTAAAGTTACCGGTGCTTGGCGAGCATGCGCAGGATGGCGTCACGGACTTCGGGCACGAGCGTGCGGTCCGCGAGATTCGCCTCTCCGGCACCGTCTTGAAACAGCCCGTGCTTGTCACCCGGTCCATCGAAGCGGAAGACCTCGCAGGGCCTGTTCACGGCTCGGTAGGCCTGCTCAATGATGTCGGCGTGCTCGATGGTCACGAGCTGGTCGTTCTCGGAGTGAATGCAGTTCAGGGGAGGGGACTGATCGCTGACGTAGTAGCGTGGCGAGGCGTCTCTTAAAAAGGCTTCCTCGACCGGGCCGCCGGTGAATTTTTCCCAAAACTCCGGCTTATCCAGACAGAACTGGGTCTGCCACAGCGCCACATCGGTGATACCGGAAAGGTTCAGGATCGAGCGTACCCGCTGCAGGGGCAGGCGAAGTCCTGCCATCAGGGCGAGGTGTCCACCGGCCGATCCTCCGACGATGTCAATCTGGTCGAGATCCAGTTCACGCATGGCCGGGTGGCCAGCGTCCATCAGGAACTTTGCCCCGCGGATGCAATCATCGCCACAGGCTGGCCACGGGTGGGTCGCTGTCAGTCTGTAGTTAATGTTGAATACAGCATAACCATGCTCCGCCAATAGCCTGGCGATGGGCTCGATACTCGTCTTTTCCATCGATACCCATCCGCCCCCATGGATGAGTAGGGCTGCTGGTGCCCCACGGGGGTTGTCGGGCAGGAACAGGTCGGCTTTCCCATCTGTGCCGAGGTCGTCTGCGAAGGAGATGTCGTTGATGCGCTGATACATGCTACAGGGATGAGATGAATACGTAAAACCTAGCCCTGTCTCCTGGGGGAGAACGAGCAAAAAGGCGCTAAGTATATCGCAGCCGATCTCACCTGCCGGGCAGGTGGCTTCGCTGCCTGACGCTACTGATTGAGGTCGCGCACGCCGCCACGGTCCGCACTGGTGGTCAGGCGGGCATAGGCCTGCAGGGCGGTGCTCACGACGCGGTTGCGCTTCGGCTTCCAGCCGTCGGCCCCCTTGGCGTCTTCGGCAGCACGGCGTTTGGCCAGCTCCTCATCACTGATGGTGATGTTGATCGTGCGTCCGGGGATGTCGATCTCGACGGTGTCGCCCTCGTGGATCAGCCCGATCGCGCCGCCGCTGGCAGCCTCGGGGCTGACGTGGCCGATGGAGAGTCCACTCGTGCCGCCGGAGAAACGTCCGTCGGTGATGAGCGCGCACTGCTTACCGAGGCCCTTGGACTTCAGGTAGCTGGTCGGGTAAAGCATCTCCTGCATGCCGGGGCCGCCCTTGGGGCCTTCGTAGCGGATGACGACGACGTCGCCAGCCACGACCTGGTCGGTCAGGATGGACTGGACGGCGGCGTCCTGGCTCTCGAAGACGCGGGCGCGTCCGGTGAACTTGAGGATCGACTCGTCCACACCGGCGGTCTTCACGATGCAGCCGTTGAGGGCGATGTTGCCCTTGAGCACGGCGAGGCCGCCATCCTTGGAGTAGGCGTGCTCGACATCGCGCACGCAGCCTTCGGCCGGGTCGGTGTCGAGGGACTCCCAGCGAGCTTCCTGGGAAAAGGCGCTCGTGGTACGCTTGCGACCGGGCGCGGCGGCGAAAAACTTTTTGGCGCTTTCGGTGGCCTTGCCGCGCAGGTCCCAGAAATCGATGGCTTGGCCGAGGCTGACCGAGTGCACGGTGGGAATATCGCGATGAAGGAGCCCACCACGGTCCAGCTCCCCGAGCAGGCGCATGATGCCCCCGGCGCGGTGAACGTCCTCGATGTGGTACTTCTGTGTGTTCGGAGCGACCTTACACAGGCAGGGGACCTTGCGGGAGAGCCGGTCGATGTCGTCCATGGTGAAGTCCACCTCGGCGCTCTGGGCACTGGCCAGCAGGTGCAGCACGGTGTTGGTGGAGCCGCCCATGGCGATGTCGAGGCTCATGGCGTTTTCAAACGCCTCAAAGGTGGCGATGTTGCGCGGCAGCACGGACTCATTGCCTTCTTCATAGTAGGCGCGGGCCAGCTCGACGATGCGGCGGCCAGCCTCCTGGAAGAGACCCTTGCGGTCCTTGTGGGTGGCCACGACCGTGCCGTTACCGGGGAGACTCAGGCCGAGGGCCTCGGTCAGGCAGTTCATGCTGTTGGCGGTAAACATGCCCGAGCACGAGCCGCAGGTCGGGCAGGCATTCTGCTCGATGAGGTCAATCTCCTCGTCGCTGACGCTTTCGTCGGCGGCGGCGACCATGCTGTCCACCAGGTCGAGCTTGCGGGTCTGCCCGTTAACGACGGTGACACCAGCCTCCATCGGACCCCCAGAGACAAAGATGGCTGGGATGTTCAGGCGCAGGGCAGCCATGAGCATGCCGGGTGTGATCTTGTCGCAGTTGGAGATGCACACCAGGGCGTCGGCGCGGTGCGCGTTGACCATGTACTCGACCGAGTCGGCGATGATCTCACGGCTGGGCAGGCTGTAGAGCATGCCATCGTGGCCCATGGCGATACCGTCGTCCACGGCGATGGTGTTGAACTCGCGACCGATGCCGCCAGCCTTGGCGATTTCCGAGGCGACGAGCTGTCCGAGATCCTTGAGGTGGACGTGCCCGGGTACGAACTGGGTAAAGGAGTTCGCGATGGCAATGATGGGCTTGCCAAAGTCTTCGTTCTTCACGCCGGTGGCGCGCCACAGGGCGCGTGCGCCGGCCATGTTACGGCCGTGGGTGGTGGTGCGGGATCTGTATGCTGGCATGTCTTTTCTAAGGGTAATCACATAACCAAACCGAAAAACGCCCTTAACTCAATAGCTGAAAGCTTAAAGGTGAAATCCGTCCGCGGACCCGAATCGAGAAATCAAAACCCGTTTAAAGCGTGCATCCGTATGACTTGCAAAGAGATATGCGGCTTTGGTGCGCACAAAAAAGCATGGCCCATCTGGGCCATGCTTCGAAAGTGGGTGGATCGCTCTGGCGTGCGGGTTAGCAGGCGGTTGCCTCTGCCGCTTTTTTAGAGCAGCAGCTCATTGCTCCGTCCGGGGACTCCTCACGGAAGCAGTACGCCAGCGGAATCGCGTAGAGCCAGTGGCGGGCCATCGACAGGACGGGGAAGATGACGCCTCCCTCCAGCCCGGCTATCCCCAGCCCCAGTAGCGGGAAAAGGAGGAACCAGACCAGCATCACAGTCTCCAGACTCGTGAAGAACAGCGCACGGAGCCAGCCCGGACCGATAAGCGACGGTGAGAGCGCCGCATAGATGGCGGCGAGGGCAACGCCATTACCGTAGTGCATCAGGAGCGCGACCGCGAAGGGCACGCCCACGGCATCGGCGAGCACGTGGGGGATGTCCCACCAGGTGCCGGTGAACAGGAAGCCGGTGATATCAAAGAGCAAAGTCCCAATGACGCCGGCGAGTATTGCTTTATACCAGTTTATTTTCATGTGTTTACCTTTCTGTAGGGGATAAAGTGAGGGGCTCAGGCCTGCCCGCCGAAGCGGAGGTAGTCGTCGAGGTCCAGGTACTCAAAGAGCGTGCCGATGTCCGGACGTGACGGGGTCTGTGCGCCCGCGAATTCCGCAAACCAGCTGCGAGCTTCGATACTCAGACCCGGCAGGTTCTCGATCCAGTGGCTCCATGCCTGAACCTCGTGTGGGCGAAGCTTTGGCTGTGCGCTCTCTTGCACCCACTGGAGAATGGCCCAGTCTCCGGTAGTCACGCCTACCTGAGTAAGAAAGGCGTCGGGGCTTAGCCCGATGAATTTAAAGAGCTCCATGTCGAGCAGGCTGTCATCGCCATAGAGATAG
This genomic interval from Ruficoccus sp. ZRK36 contains the following:
- a CDS encoding DUF5069 domain-containing protein, giving the protein MTLSHQLHDLRTRAPRSARVRLGGFAHLPRLIDKARAQLAGTLGDYLYGDDSLLDMELFKFIGLSPDAFLTQVGVTTGDWAILQWVQESAQPKLRPHEVQAWSHWIENLPGLSIEARSWFAEFAGAQTPSRPDIGTLFEYLDLDDYLRFGGQA
- the ilvD gene encoding dihydroxy-acid dehydratase; amino-acid sequence: MPAYRSRTTTHGRNMAGARALWRATGVKNEDFGKPIIAIANSFTQFVPGHVHLKDLGQLVASEIAKAGGIGREFNTIAVDDGIAMGHDGMLYSLPSREIIADSVEYMVNAHRADALVCISNCDKITPGMLMAALRLNIPAIFVSGGPMEAGVTVVNGQTRKLDLVDSMVAAADESVSDEEIDLIEQNACPTCGSCSGMFTANSMNCLTEALGLSLPGNGTVVATHKDRKGLFQEAGRRIVELARAYYEEGNESVLPRNIATFEAFENAMSLDIAMGGSTNTVLHLLASAQSAEVDFTMDDIDRLSRKVPCLCKVAPNTQKYHIEDVHRAGGIMRLLGELDRGGLLHRDIPTVHSVSLGQAIDFWDLRGKATESAKKFFAAAPGRKRTTSAFSQEARWESLDTDPAEGCVRDVEHAYSKDGGLAVLKGNIALNGCIVKTAGVDESILKFTGRARVFESQDAAVQSILTDQVVAGDVVVIRYEGPKGGPGMQEMLYPTSYLKSKGLGKQCALITDGRFSGGTSGLSIGHVSPEAASGGAIGLIHEGDTVEIDIPGRTINITISDEELAKRRAAEDAKGADGWKPKRNRVVSTALQAYARLTTSADRGGVRDLNQ